One window of the Desulfovibrio desulfuricans DSM 642 genome contains the following:
- the glmU gene encoding bifunctional UDP-N-acetylglucosamine diphosphorylase/glucosamine-1-phosphate N-acetyltransferase GlmU: protein MPKNAALILAAGKGTRMHSDRPKVLQTLLGEPMLACVIEALRPVFAEDVWIVAGHRAEMVQAAFPDARFVLQEQQLGTGHALIQALPALTEAGCTHLLVVNGDAPLLSESLVRSFLAEAVGADLAFATIELDNPGAYGRVVRQQGKVKAIVEAKDYDSSLYGPPSNEVNAGMYYCSLAAVQSLLPHLNNSNKSGEYYITDLIGLAVAEKYEVLGIQCGRDDSLMGVNSPVELSRMEETLRARIVDDLLASGVIVHAPGSVRVGPLAEIEPGVELTGPCEIYGRTSISRGASVASHCVVRDCVISNNAEIRSFSHLEKARVGATALVGPFARLRPGAVLEEQSHVGNFVELKKTHLGKGAKANHLTYLGDAEIGEGTNIGAGTITCNYDGKHKFQTKIGRYAFIGSNTALVAPVNVGDDALVGAGSVITRDVPNGELAIAREKQKNLPRRNK from the coding sequence GCTCTGCGCCCTGTTTTTGCGGAAGACGTCTGGATTGTGGCCGGGCATCGCGCCGAAATGGTGCAGGCCGCCTTTCCTGACGCCCGCTTTGTGTTGCAGGAACAGCAGCTTGGCACAGGCCATGCCCTTATTCAGGCTCTGCCCGCACTGACAGAAGCCGGTTGCACCCATTTGCTGGTGGTCAACGGCGACGCGCCCCTGCTTTCGGAATCTCTGGTTCGTTCTTTTCTTGCCGAGGCCGTTGGGGCCGATCTGGCTTTTGCCACCATTGAGCTGGACAACCCCGGCGCGTATGGCCGGGTGGTGCGCCAGCAGGGCAAGGTCAAGGCCATTGTGGAAGCCAAGGATTATGATTCCTCGCTCTACGGGCCGCCCTCCAACGAGGTTAACGCGGGCATGTACTATTGCAGTCTTGCTGCGGTGCAAAGCCTTTTGCCTCACCTGAACAACAGCAACAAGAGCGGTGAGTATTACATTACAGACCTCATCGGCCTTGCCGTTGCGGAAAAATACGAAGTTCTCGGCATCCAGTGCGGCCGCGATGATTCGCTCATGGGCGTGAATTCGCCAGTTGAGCTTTCCCGTATGGAAGAAACCCTGCGCGCCCGTATTGTTGATGATCTGCTTGCCTCGGGTGTTATCGTGCATGCGCCGGGCTCGGTGCGTGTTGGCCCCCTGGCGGAGATAGAACCCGGTGTGGAACTGACTGGCCCGTGCGAAATTTATGGACGCACCAGCATCAGCCGTGGGGCCAGCGTTGCCTCGCACTGCGTGGTGCGCGACTGCGTGATCTCCAATAATGCAGAGATCCGTTCCTTCTCCCATCTGGAAAAAGCCCGCGTGGGCGCAACCGCTTTGGTGGGGCCCTTTGCCCGCCTGCGGCCCGGCGCTGTGCTTGAAGAACAGTCGCATGTAGGCAATTTTGTTGAGCTTAAAAAGACCCATCTTGGCAAGGGCGCCAAGGCTAACCACCTTACCTATCTTGGCGATGCCGAGATAGGCGAGGGCACCAACATCGGCGCGGGCACAATCACCTGCAATTATGATGGAAAGCACAAGTTCCAGACCAAAATTGGGCGCTATGCCTTTATTGGCAGCAATACGGCCCTGGTTGCGCCTGTGAACGTGGGCGACGATGCCCTTGTGGGCGCAGGCTCGGTCATTACCCGCGACGTACCCAACGGCGAACTTGCCATAGCCCGCGAAAAGCAGAAAAATCTGCCCCGCAGGAATAAATAA
- the zapB gene encoding cell division protein ZapB: MELLEQLESQVEALLARLDRLKAENAKISAESADVAARNDALDEENQKLREALENEEKLRTEALNRIDALLRRIQEHDSVE, encoded by the coding sequence ATGGAACTTTTGGAGCAGCTTGAATCGCAAGTCGAGGCGCTTTTGGCCCGACTTGACCGCCTCAAGGCGGAAAACGCGAAAATCAGTGCGGAGTCTGCCGATGTGGCAGCCAGAAATGACGCACTTGATGAAGAAAACCAAAAGCTGCGTGAAGCTCTTGAAAACGAAGAAAAGCTACGCACTGAGGCGCTGAATCGCATTGACGCCTTGCTGCGCAGGATTCAGGAGCACGACAGCGTCGAGTAG
- a CDS encoding cell division protein ZapA — protein MNQDTINLTVLGLSIAFKPGADMRRVQEAVRLVEERFADQKLRFHGGQTKDILLTFMALGLADDLLQSQKEQADVQNRVSTLLSKIEESS, from the coding sequence GTGAACCAGGATACTATCAACCTCACCGTTCTTGGGCTGAGCATTGCATTCAAGCCTGGAGCCGACATGCGGCGCGTACAGGAAGCCGTGCGGCTGGTGGAGGAACGGTTCGCAGACCAGAAGCTGAGGTTCCACGGAGGGCAGACCAAGGACATTCTGCTGACTTTTATGGCCCTTGGACTGGCGGATGATTTGCTGCAATCGCAGAAAGAGCAGGCGGACGTGCAGAATCGCGTCTCAACCTTGCTTTCAAAAATAGAGGAGTCCTCTTAG